Proteins from one Candidatus Manganitrophaceae bacterium genomic window:
- a CDS encoding copper-translocating P-type ATPase, whose translation MKTSTIEVGEILSPLSARGVEKQLMRLPGMKRVEVNPVSDTATVTYDEAVMDLKTIKKRVEECGHHCRGEMVPKHICAPEDPEMEAAMPAPMEEHREHAAHAPAPKAAPAMAEMAHEMGHGPGMDLAEMARDMRNRFWIALLFSVPIFLYAPMGIDFIRLTPPFGLNLNVWLFLLASAAILYPGWPFVVAAVRAIRNGALNMAVLVVLSVGTGYLFSIGATFFFQGEQFYEAASVLLVFILLGHWLEMRARAGASSAIRALMDLAPPMATVFRNDREVEIPTAEVEVGDLIVIRPGNKIPVDGQVVDGSSLVDESMLTGESMPVSKAPGNTVIGATINKSGTFRYRATKVGADTALAQIVKLVQEAQNSKAPAQLLADRAAQWLVASAIGIGLITFAFWYGWADRPLLFAMTLTITVFVIACPDALGLATPMAVMVGTGLGAMNGILFKNAAALEEATKLNVVVFDKTGTLTMGQPEVVEVATVAGRGADEILSLAAAVEEGSEHPLAQAILRRAEGLQRERAKGFTAIEGKGARAEVSGRSVLLGNRRLMEEEGVDMSGLDAESNRFQGSGRTVTHVAQDRKGIGLIAIADASRPTAAEAVKKLRDRGVHVAMLTGDNRATAERIAAELGIEIVLADVLPGQKAEKIKELQSQGKKVGMVGDGVNDAPALTQADVGFAIGAGTDVAMESADVVLMKSDPYDVVGAIELSRATLRKMRQNLFWAVAYNVIAFPLAAGVFYPITISPEAAALSMSGSTVLVAMNAMLLRWTRLAGIRKSSAVSTEGKSHEKTHQMRRAA comes from the coding sequence ATCTCAAAACGATCAAGAAACGGGTGGAGGAGTGCGGCCATCACTGCCGCGGCGAGATGGTTCCCAAACACATCTGCGCGCCGGAAGATCCGGAGATGGAGGCGGCGATGCCGGCTCCGATGGAGGAACACCGGGAGCATGCCGCCCATGCGCCGGCTCCAAAAGCCGCTCCCGCGATGGCGGAGATGGCGCACGAGATGGGGCATGGCCCCGGGATGGATCTGGCGGAGATGGCGCGCGACATGCGCAACCGCTTTTGGATTGCTTTACTCTTTTCGGTTCCGATTTTTCTCTATGCGCCGATGGGAATCGATTTCATCCGGCTGACGCCCCCGTTTGGTTTGAATCTCAACGTCTGGCTCTTTCTGCTGGCGAGCGCCGCGATCCTCTACCCCGGCTGGCCTTTTGTGGTCGCCGCCGTCCGGGCGATTCGAAACGGCGCGTTGAACATGGCGGTCCTGGTGGTGTTGAGCGTCGGAACCGGCTACCTCTTCAGCATCGGCGCGACCTTCTTCTTTCAAGGGGAGCAGTTCTACGAGGCGGCCTCCGTTCTGCTGGTCTTTATCCTGCTCGGTCACTGGCTGGAGATGCGGGCCCGCGCCGGGGCGTCCAGCGCGATCCGGGCGCTGATGGACCTTGCCCCCCCGATGGCCACCGTCTTCAGGAACGACCGCGAAGTAGAGATCCCAACAGCGGAGGTGGAGGTCGGTGATTTGATCGTGATCCGTCCCGGGAACAAGATCCCGGTGGACGGTCAAGTCGTCGACGGATCGTCGCTCGTCGATGAATCGATGCTCACCGGCGAATCGATGCCGGTGAGTAAGGCGCCGGGCAACACGGTGATCGGGGCCACGATCAATAAGAGTGGAACCTTCCGCTATCGCGCCACCAAGGTCGGAGCCGACACCGCGCTCGCCCAGATCGTGAAGCTGGTCCAGGAGGCGCAGAACTCGAAGGCCCCGGCGCAGCTTCTCGCCGATCGCGCCGCCCAGTGGCTCGTCGCTTCCGCGATTGGAATCGGTCTGATCACATTTGCGTTTTGGTACGGATGGGCGGACCGCCCCCTCCTCTTTGCAATGACCCTCACGATCACGGTCTTCGTCATTGCCTGCCCCGACGCGTTGGGATTGGCCACCCCGATGGCAGTCATGGTCGGAACCGGACTCGGCGCGATGAACGGGATTCTCTTCAAGAACGCCGCGGCGTTAGAGGAGGCGACCAAACTGAATGTCGTTGTCTTCGATAAGACCGGAACTTTGACGATGGGCCAGCCGGAGGTGGTGGAGGTGGCGACCGTCGCCGGAAGAGGCGCAGACGAAATTCTCTCCTTGGCGGCCGCGGTCGAAGAGGGATCGGAACACCCGCTGGCCCAGGCGATTCTCCGCCGGGCGGAAGGGCTCCAGCGGGAGCGGGCAAAAGGTTTTACCGCCATCGAGGGAAAAGGAGCGCGGGCCGAGGTCTCCGGCCGGTCGGTGCTTCTCGGGAATCGCCGACTGATGGAGGAAGAAGGGGTCGACATGAGCGGCCTCGATGCGGAATCGAATCGGTTCCAAGGATCCGGAAGAACGGTGACCCATGTCGCTCAGGATCGAAAGGGAATCGGTCTGATCGCGATCGCGGACGCCTCCCGTCCCACCGCCGCCGAGGCGGTGAAGAAATTGAGAGATCGGGGAGTTCATGTCGCCATGCTGACCGGCGATAACCGCGCGACCGCCGAGCGGATCGCCGCGGAGCTGGGGATCGAGATCGTCCTGGCCGACGTACTGCCGGGGCAGAAGGCGGAGAAGATTAAAGAACTTCAGTCGCAGGGGAAGAAGGTGGGAATGGTGGGGGACGGGGTCAACGATGCGCCGGCGCTCACGCAAGCCGATGTCGGATTCGCGATCGGCGCCGGGACCGATGTCGCGATGGAGAGCGCCGATGTGGTGTTGATGAAGAGCGATCCGTATGATGTGGTCGGCGCGATTGAGCTCTCCCGCGCAACGCTACGCAAGATGCGGCAGAACCTCTTTTGGGCGGTTGCTTACAACGTGATTGCCTTTCCGCTGGCGGCGGGAGTATTCTATCCGATCACGATCAGCCCGGAGGCGGCGGCGCTCTCGATGTCCGGAAGCACGGTCCTGGTGGCGATGAACGCCATGTTGCTGAGGTGGACGCGCCTGGCGGGGATTCGAAAATCGTCCGCCGTATCGACTGAAGGAAAGAGCCACGAGAAAACGCATCAGATGCGCCGAGCGGCATGA
- a CDS encoding multicopper oxidase domain-containing protein yields MRKKKGVRIKRGLLAFIALLFASATALAGEYRLVIDETRVNITGQERMAMTINGTAPGPALRWREGEEVTLRVTNRLMKSARRFSG; encoded by the coding sequence ATGAGGAAAAAGAAAGGGGTGCGAATTAAAAGAGGACTCCTTGCATTCATCGCGCTCTTATTCGCCTCGGCGACGGCGCTGGCCGGGGAGTACCGCTTGGTCATCGATGAAACGCGGGTCAACATCACCGGCCAGGAGCGGATGGCGATGACGATCAACGGCACGGCTCCCGGTCCCGCGCTCCGATGGCGAGAGGGGGAAGAGGTGACGCTTCGGGTGACTAACCGGCTCATGAAGAGTGCGCGACGATTCAGCGGATGA
- a CDS encoding TolC family protein produces the protein MKRLLLLFIFFFNAIEPSIAAPAAIESAPMLVLEDILREVADKNPEILAAEKRERAAEERIPQARAFDDPQIGVMQWSIPSNFNLGKADETWYTLSQSFPFFGKRALRGSVAGLERTMAGEEARGVRLKILRESKQAYYDLFFAHKALEIHHTQVELARKFSQIAQEKFAVGAVGQQDILRAQVELLDLSNALVTLEQERETAEARLNTLLNRPSDAPLGLPQPPTIPAVEPSVEMLQREAEEARPENRMHALAIRRGEESIKLARRDLFPDVMAEVAYWDVHDGPNRWMASVKINLPWINKKKYDARIRENEAEQSRAEAAHQAAINETALRVKEVLVRFQSSRRLARLYESGILPLAEQSLEAATIGYQTKKNDFLTLIDAQKNLKELELTYFRSLVDVNKNAAELEELVGRGF, from the coding sequence ATGAAACGACTTCTCTTGCTCTTTATCTTTTTCTTTAACGCCATTGAACCGTCAATCGCCGCTCCCGCTGCCATAGAAAGTGCCCCGATGCTGGTTTTGGAGGACATCCTCCGGGAAGTGGCCGATAAGAACCCGGAGATCCTGGCAGCGGAAAAGCGGGAGCGCGCAGCCGAAGAGCGCATTCCACAAGCGCGCGCTTTTGACGATCCCCAGATCGGCGTGATGCAATGGTCGATTCCTTCCAATTTCAATCTCGGGAAGGCCGATGAGACTTGGTACACCCTCTCTCAAAGTTTTCCCTTCTTCGGAAAACGGGCGCTTCGCGGCAGCGTGGCCGGCCTAGAGCGGACGATGGCGGGCGAAGAGGCGCGCGGCGTCCGCCTTAAAATACTACGAGAATCAAAGCAGGCGTATTACGATCTCTTCTTCGCTCACAAGGCGCTTGAAATTCATCATACTCAGGTTGAGCTGGCCCGAAAGTTCTCCCAAATCGCCCAGGAGAAGTTTGCCGTCGGAGCGGTCGGCCAGCAAGACATCCTGCGTGCTCAGGTTGAATTGCTCGATCTCTCCAACGCGCTGGTCACGTTAGAACAGGAGCGGGAGACGGCGGAGGCGCGGCTCAACACCCTCCTGAATCGACCTTCCGACGCGCCGCTCGGTCTCCCTCAACCCCCGACGATCCCGGCGGTTGAGCCTTCAGTGGAGATGCTGCAGCGCGAAGCGGAGGAAGCCCGCCCTGAGAATCGGATGCACGCGCTGGCGATTCGCCGCGGAGAAGAATCGATCAAATTGGCCCGCCGCGATCTTTTTCCCGATGTGATGGCGGAGGTGGCCTATTGGGACGTTCATGACGGTCCGAACCGCTGGATGGCCTCGGTCAAAATCAATCTCCCCTGGATCAACAAGAAAAAATACGACGCCCGCATCCGGGAGAACGAAGCCGAGCAGTCCCGCGCCGAAGCCGCCCATCAAGCGGCGATCAATGAGACCGCCCTTCGAGTCAAAGAAGTTCTTGTCCGGTTCCAATCATCGCGGCGTCTGGCCCGGCTTTACGAGAGCGGCATCCTGCCGCTGGCGGAGCAGTCGCTGGAGGCGGCCACGATCGGATATCAGACGAAGAAGAACGATTTCCTCACTCTCATTGACGCGCAAAAGAACCTGAAGGAGTTGGAGCTGACCTACTTTCGCTCCTTGGTCGATGTGAATAAAAACGCAGCCGAGCTGGAAGAGCTGGTTGGAAGAGGATTTTAA
- a CDS encoding efflux RND transporter periplasmic adaptor subunit, translating into MRALQKLGRTRKIVLLLAIIAIAALLVSQMTKNQALGGTETERAMKEMDGMPSMEGMKMGVNETGQASTMLTPEKKQRIGVKVAEVQEKEVEKGIRAVGRVAYDERKLARINLKVDGWIQDLFINFTGQVVKKGEPLLTLYSPDLLTTQQEYLLAKRSQAKLVASSVAEVRETGDVLLSSTRRRLLLSGITERQIQELEKRGEPQTAIVITSPINGVVTKREGTQGMRVTPEMTLYEIADLSTVWVVAEVYESDLAYVKESQEAAVTVDAYPGEMFRGKVAYIDPFLNPQTRTVRVRLELPNPGFKLKPEMFAQVELKALLGKGLLIPESAVLDSGLRKIAFIDKGMETYEPKEIKASRIDGQYLVQEGLSVRDKIVTSANFLIDSESKLMASSNMMGALGMAGIKMEQAQMGEMDMKGMEGMKGMEGKKTPAGPQTKKAGGLSLTLSTEPAPPKDGENLVRLKIVDASGKPVENAKVVFSYTMAMPGMKSVKVPASFKNGQYEGKVKFGMAGTWEVTALITPPGKPELQEKFTLEAGDGMEGMPGM; encoded by the coding sequence ATGAGAGCATTACAAAAGTTGGGTAGAACCAGAAAGATCGTGCTCCTGCTGGCGATTATTGCCATCGCAGCTTTATTGGTCTCGCAAATGACGAAGAATCAAGCGCTCGGAGGGACGGAAACAGAGCGGGCAATGAAGGAGATGGATGGGATGCCTAGCATGGAAGGGATGAAGATGGGCGTCAATGAAACCGGCCAGGCGTCGACGATGCTTACGCCGGAGAAGAAGCAACGGATCGGCGTTAAAGTGGCCGAAGTTCAGGAGAAAGAGGTGGAGAAAGGAATCCGGGCCGTAGGCCGCGTGGCTTACGATGAACGGAAGCTCGCTCGGATTAATTTGAAGGTAGACGGTTGGATCCAGGACCTCTTCATTAATTTCACTGGACAAGTGGTGAAAAAGGGAGAACCGCTCCTGACCCTTTATTCTCCCGATCTGCTTACAACGCAGCAGGAGTACCTGTTGGCGAAAAGAAGCCAGGCAAAACTTGTGGCCAGTTCGGTCGCCGAAGTACGGGAGACTGGAGACGTCCTCCTTTCTTCGACGCGAAGAAGGCTTCTTTTGTCCGGAATCACCGAGAGGCAGATTCAGGAATTGGAGAAGCGAGGCGAGCCGCAGACGGCCATCGTGATCACCTCGCCAATCAACGGCGTTGTCACCAAAAGGGAGGGAACCCAAGGGATGCGGGTCACACCGGAGATGACCCTTTACGAGATCGCCGATTTGTCCACCGTCTGGGTCGTTGCGGAGGTCTACGAATCCGATCTTGCATACGTGAAAGAAAGCCAGGAAGCCGCCGTCACCGTCGACGCTTACCCCGGCGAGATGTTTCGCGGGAAGGTGGCCTACATCGATCCCTTTCTCAATCCCCAAACCCGGACCGTTCGGGTCCGGCTGGAGCTTCCCAATCCGGGTTTTAAACTCAAGCCGGAGATGTTCGCCCAGGTGGAGCTGAAGGCTTTACTCGGAAAGGGCCTTTTGATTCCGGAGTCGGCGGTGCTCGACTCCGGCCTGCGTAAAATCGCCTTCATTGACAAAGGGATGGAGACGTATGAACCGAAGGAGATTAAAGCGAGCCGGATCGACGGTCAATACCTCGTTCAGGAGGGACTCTCGGTGAGAGACAAAATCGTCACCTCGGCCAATTTCTTGATCGACTCCGAGAGCAAGTTGATGGCTTCGTCCAACATGATGGGGGCGCTCGGGATGGCCGGCATCAAGATGGAGCAGGCACAGATGGGTGAGATGGATATGAAAGGGATGGAAGGAATGAAAGGGATGGAGGGGAAGAAAACCCCTGCAGGACCGCAGACTAAGAAAGCGGGAGGTCTCTCTCTGACCCTGTCAACGGAGCCGGCGCCCCCGAAAGACGGCGAGAACCTCGTCCGGCTGAAAATCGTCGATGCTTCCGGAAAACCGGTTGAAAACGCCAAGGTCGTCTTTTCCTACACGATGGCCATGCCTGGAATGAAGTCGGTGAAAGTTCCGGCCTCATTCAAGAACGGTCAGTATGAGGGGAAGGTCAAATTCGGTATGGCAGGAACGTGGGAGGTGACCGCCCTTATTACCCCACCTGGCAAACCGGAACTTCAGGAAAAATTCACCTTGGAAGCGGGCGATGGAATGGAAGGAATGCCGGGAATGTAA
- a CDS encoding efflux RND transporter permease subunit: protein MIEKIIDYSARNKFLIITITFFLVAWAVWAMRNVPLDAIPDLSDAQVIVFTEWPGRSPTLIEDQITYPVITSLISAPKVKYVRGQSMLGLSYVYVIFEDGTDIYWARSRVLEYMQGVSQKLPEGVTPTLGPDATGVGWVYQYALVDESGKHDLAELRTLQDWSLRYWLQSVPGVAEVASVGGFVKQYQVNIDPNKLAAYPIPLNHVVMAIRASNNDVGGRVIEQAGREYVIRGQGYIQSTEDIRIIPIGTDEKGTPIRVEDVANVTIGPDIRRGVAELDGKGEVVGGVVVMRYGENALNVINRVKEKIKAIGPSLPEGVKIVPTYDRSDLIERAIDTLKHTLTEELLIVSGVILIFLWHIPSAMIPIVTIPIAVILSFIPMYYSGLTSNIMSLAGIAISIGVLVDGAIVEVENAYKKLEHWQSTGRVGDYHEVRLNALKEVGPSVFFSLLVIAVAFIPIFTLQAQEGRLFKPLAFTKNLAMAIAAVLAITLDPAMRMLFTRMDPFTFRPKWLSWIGNHALVGKYYAEEKHPISRPLQRIYHPVLEFMLRHRWPVVISAVLIVLLTIPVYLRLGSEFMPPLNEGTILYMPTTLPGISITEATRILKIQDQMLKEFPEVERVFGKIGEAKSATDPAPLNMGETVITLKPKDQWRPGMTWEKLIAEMDKKLKFPGVPNIWWMPIQTRTEMLATGIRSNIGIKILGADLNEIEKIGQQIEGVMAKIPDTRSSFFERVTGGYYLDFVIDRKAASRYGLRVEEIQEIIETAIGGKNISQTVEGRERYPINVRYAREYRDDIEKLKRVLVPTPAGAQIPMAQLAEIKYTEGPPMVKDESAMLAGVVFVDTTRSDMGGYAKEAQRIVAEKVKLPAGYSLVWAGQYEYLLRAKEHLKIVLPLTFFIIFLLLYLNTGSAVKTLIVFLAVPFSAVGAILFLYFLGYNMSIGVWVGLIALMGLDAETGVFMLLYLDLAYEERLRNGTMRTIRDLKEAIIEGAVHRLRPKVMTVSVMFMGLVPIMWSAGAGADLMRRIAAPMIGGIFTSFIMELLIYPVIYEIWRERGLRRTTFEKDANVEPVSVLLSDERSIHETDRKEEPR from the coding sequence ATGATTGAAAAAATCATCGATTATTCTGCCCGGAATAAATTTTTAATCATCACAATCACCTTTTTTCTGGTCGCCTGGGCGGTCTGGGCGATGCGGAATGTTCCCCTCGACGCCATTCCGGATCTTTCGGATGCGCAGGTCATCGTCTTCACAGAATGGCCGGGCCGAAGCCCGACCCTCATTGAAGATCAGATCACTTATCCGGTGATCACCTCGCTCATCTCCGCGCCGAAGGTAAAGTATGTCCGTGGCCAGTCGATGCTGGGGCTCTCCTACGTCTACGTCATATTCGAAGACGGCACCGATATCTACTGGGCTCGAAGCCGGGTCCTGGAATACATGCAAGGGGTCTCTCAAAAATTGCCGGAAGGAGTGACCCCCACGCTCGGTCCGGATGCGACCGGCGTCGGATGGGTTTATCAGTACGCCTTGGTGGATGAATCGGGAAAGCACGATCTGGCGGAGCTTCGGACCCTTCAGGACTGGTCTCTGCGCTACTGGCTTCAATCGGTGCCCGGGGTCGCGGAGGTCGCCTCGGTCGGCGGCTTCGTTAAGCAGTACCAGGTCAATATCGATCCGAATAAGCTGGCGGCCTACCCTATCCCGCTCAATCATGTCGTCATGGCGATCCGCGCGAGCAACAACGACGTCGGAGGGCGGGTTATCGAGCAGGCAGGCCGGGAATATGTCATCCGGGGGCAGGGCTATATCCAGTCGACCGAGGATATTCGCATCATCCCGATCGGAACCGACGAGAAGGGTACACCGATCCGAGTGGAAGATGTCGCGAATGTGACGATTGGTCCCGACATTCGGCGGGGGGTGGCGGAGTTGGATGGAAAAGGAGAGGTGGTCGGCGGGGTCGTCGTCATGCGTTACGGCGAAAATGCGCTGAACGTGATCAACCGGGTGAAGGAAAAGATCAAGGCGATCGGACCCTCGTTGCCGGAAGGGGTCAAAATTGTCCCCACCTATGATCGATCCGATCTGATCGAACGGGCAATCGACACGCTTAAACATACCTTAACAGAGGAGCTGCTCATTGTCAGCGGGGTCATTCTGATCTTCCTTTGGCATATCCCCAGCGCCATGATTCCGATCGTGACGATTCCGATTGCGGTAATCCTCTCTTTTATTCCGATGTACTATTCGGGCCTGACCTCGAATATCATGTCGCTGGCCGGCATTGCCATTTCCATCGGTGTTCTGGTGGATGGCGCCATCGTGGAGGTGGAGAATGCCTACAAAAAGCTGGAACATTGGCAATCGACGGGAAGGGTCGGCGACTACCATGAGGTGCGGCTCAATGCGCTGAAGGAGGTGGGGCCTTCGGTCTTTTTCTCGCTGCTCGTTATCGCCGTAGCCTTTATTCCGATCTTCACCTTACAAGCGCAGGAGGGCCGTCTCTTTAAGCCGCTCGCCTTTACCAAAAATCTGGCGATGGCAATCGCGGCCGTGCTAGCCATCACGCTCGATCCCGCGATGCGGATGCTCTTCACCCGGATGGATCCTTTTACTTTTCGACCCAAATGGCTCTCCTGGATCGGTAATCATGCCTTGGTTGGAAAGTACTACGCTGAAGAAAAGCATCCAATCAGCCGGCCGCTCCAGCGGATTTATCATCCTGTGCTCGAATTCATGCTTCGGCACCGTTGGCCGGTGGTGATTTCGGCCGTTTTGATCGTTCTTCTCACTATTCCCGTTTATCTTCGCCTCGGCTCAGAGTTTATGCCTCCTTTGAACGAAGGGACGATCCTTTATATGCCGACCACCCTCCCTGGGATTTCAATCACCGAAGCAACGCGGATTTTAAAGATCCAGGATCAGATGTTAAAGGAATTTCCGGAGGTGGAGCGGGTCTTCGGGAAGATCGGCGAGGCGAAGAGTGCCACCGACCCTGCGCCGCTGAACATGGGAGAGACGGTCATCACTTTAAAACCGAAGGACCAATGGCGGCCTGGAATGACCTGGGAAAAGCTGATCGCCGAGATGGACAAGAAGCTGAAGTTCCCCGGCGTCCCGAACATCTGGTGGATGCCGATCCAGACCCGGACTGAAATGCTCGCCACCGGCATTCGAAGCAATATCGGGATCAAAATTTTAGGGGCCGATTTAAATGAGATCGAGAAGATCGGGCAACAGATCGAAGGGGTGATGGCCAAGATTCCGGATACGCGATCTTCTTTCTTCGAGCGGGTGACAGGCGGCTATTACCTCGATTTCGTGATCGACCGGAAGGCGGCTTCTCGTTATGGGCTTCGGGTTGAAGAGATTCAGGAGATCATTGAAACGGCGATTGGAGGGAAAAATATCTCGCAAACCGTGGAAGGCCGGGAGCGCTACCCGATCAACGTTCGCTACGCGCGCGAATACCGGGATGATATCGAAAAGTTAAAGCGTGTTCTCGTGCCGACTCCCGCCGGAGCGCAAATTCCGATGGCTCAGCTGGCTGAGATCAAATATACCGAAGGCCCTCCGATGGTGAAGGATGAGAGCGCCATGCTGGCGGGGGTGGTCTTTGTCGATACCACGAGGTCTGATATGGGGGGCTATGCCAAAGAGGCTCAGAGAATCGTTGCGGAGAAGGTCAAGCTTCCAGCAGGATACTCATTGGTCTGGGCCGGCCAATATGAATATCTTCTGCGGGCCAAAGAGCATCTGAAAATTGTTTTGCCGCTCACCTTTTTTATTATCTTTCTTCTCCTTTACCTGAACACCGGTTCTGCGGTAAAGACCCTGATCGTCTTTCTCGCCGTTCCCTTTTCAGCGGTCGGCGCCATTCTGTTTTTATACTTCCTCGGTTACAACATGAGCATCGGGGTCTGGGTCGGACTGATCGCCTTGATGGGGCTCGATGCCGAAACCGGTGTCTTCATGCTCCTTTATCTCGACCTTGCTTATGAGGAGCGGCTAAGGAACGGAACAATGCGAACCATACGGGACTTAAAAGAAGCCATCATTGAGGGCGCGGTCCATCGACTTCGGCCGAAAGTGATGACGGTCAGCGTCATGTTTATGGGTCTGGTTCCGATCATGTGGTCGGCTGGCGCCGGCGCCGATCTGATGCGGCGGATTGCAGCGCCAATGATCGGCGGCATTTTCACTTCATTCATCATGGAGCTGCTGATCTATCCTGTCATTTACGAGATCTGGCGGGAGCGCGGGTTAAGAAGAACGACGTTTGAAAAGGACGCAAATGTAGAACCTGTGTCGGTTTTGCTCTCAGATGAGAGGAGTATTCATGAAACAGACCGAAAAGAAGAACCCCGATAA
- a CDS encoding FixH family protein: MYVRQQYEDFNVLHREREDYVLTLSPSSSGRAITDARITFHYSMHGMRGAEKGALTDNGNYEVEIDLMMGGEWTISIEIERPGIKKIREKFIIDAGPY, encoded by the coding sequence TTGTACGTGCGGCAGCAGTACGAAGATTTTAACGTCCTACATCGGGAGCGGGAAGATTATGTTTTGACCTTGTCACCTTCTTCCTCTGGTAGGGCGATCACCGACGCAAGGATCACCTTTCACTATTCCATGCACGGGATGCGCGGCGCCGAAAAAGGCGCGCTCACCGACAATGGGAACTATGAGGTGGAGATCGATTTGATGATGGGAGGCGAGTGGACGATCTCCATCGAAATAGAACGACCTGGTATTAAGAAGATCCGGGAAAAATTTATCATCGATGCTGGGCCGTACTAG
- a CDS encoding MerR family DNA-binding transcriptional regulator has product MKTLSIGQAAKEADVNVQTLRYYEKRGLIPAPAKGIRDAPLLNLQHRSKRRVKRGIAHQGDATGKEPGRNGDDPFDQVIPYREIGQPQRSALKC; this is encoded by the coding sequence ATGAAAACGCTCTCGATCGGGCAGGCAGCAAAGGAGGCGGATGTAAATGTCCAGACCCTCCGCTATTATGAAAAGCGTGGGTTGATCCCGGCCCCTGCGAAGGGAATCCGGGATGCACCCCTGCTCAACCTGCAGCACCGATCCAAACGACGAGTGAAAAGAGGAATTGCCCACCAGGGCGACGCTACCGGCAAGGAGCCCGGCCGCAATGGAGACGATCCCTTCGATCAGGTTATACCCTACCGTGAAATAGGACAGCCGCAACGCTCTGCGCTGAAGTGCTGA
- a CDS encoding DUF1232 domain-containing protein translates to MNDPDIGSGSIGYLLFPFDLIADFIPLIGHLYDMIIVPALIFVALKMIPREAIEECRMPAEKEGG, encoded by the coding sequence ATGAACGATCCGGACATCGGAAGCGGCTCTATTGGCTATCTCCTTTTTCCGTTCGATCTCATTGCCGATTTTATTCCTCTGATCGGCCACCTCTACGACATGATCATCGTCCCGGCTCTTATCTTTGTGGCTCTGAAAATGATACCCAGAGAGGCGATCGAGGAATGCAGAATGCCGGCGGAAAAAGAGGGAGGTTGA
- a CDS encoding DUF2231 domain-containing protein has protein sequence METLLPGMATLRGNIHPLLIHFPIAFFVGALAMEVLAVLRDEKFHFAATWMLYLGTLSALIALPTGFIAANIVAATDPRGHDAPGHDFIHIHRNWMVASTAVGILLTGYLLWINKKKNWVSHRWRLLLGLAVLSALVALGADRGGRLVFESGTGINPEVLKSATEKSTHEDNH, from the coding sequence ATGGAAACGCTGCTTCCAGGAATGGCTACGCTCCGAGGAAATATCCACCCTTTGCTGATCCACTTTCCAATCGCTTTTTTTGTGGGGGCGCTTGCGATGGAAGTGCTTGCTGTTTTGCGTGATGAGAAATTCCATTTCGCTGCAACCTGGATGCTTTACTTGGGAACACTCTCGGCCTTGATCGCTCTTCCGACCGGATTTATCGCCGCCAATATTGTCGCGGCGACCGACCCGCGAGGGCATGACGCGCCGGGCCATGATTTCATCCACATTCACCGGAACTGGATGGTCGCCTCTACCGCTGTAGGAATCCTTTTGACGGGTTATCTTCTCTGGATCAACAAAAAAAAGAATTGGGTTTCTCACCGCTGGAGACTCCTGCTGGGGCTGGCGGTCTTGTCGGCGCTAGTCGCTCTGGGAGCTGATCGGGGCGGCCGGCTCGTATTTGAGTCCGGGACAGGAATAAATCCCGAAGTTCTGAAATCGGCGACAGAGAAATCGACTCATGAGGATAACCACTGA